One Helicoverpa armigera isolate CAAS_96S chromosome 1, ASM3070526v1, whole genome shotgun sequence genomic window carries:
- the LOC110378225 gene encoding TBC1 domain family member 13: MSLHKARIIAFEEVLEEDVVDIEKLRKLAFNGIPDEKGLRSLVWKILLLYLPHQKSSWRTTLIEKRQHYNHYINEIIVSPGGPTDHPLNISPDSSWSTYFKDNEVLLQIDKDVRRLCPDISFFQSATEFPCEEIVNSNGVKRLHKRVEQSVLKYSTLERRGLGVAKLSNEIRRSDSVHSGDYAPLNEGCEAHWEVVERMLFLYAKLNPGQGYVQGMNEIIGPIYHTFAIDPDKEFRKHAEADCFFCFTNLMAEIRDFFIRTLDESTSGINYVMTKLADCVKKNDPAVWSLLESQELRPQYYSFRWLTLLLSQEFSLPDVERIWDSMFADAQRFDFLIYICCAMILLVRNDLLSGDFASNVKLLQNFPPMDVSLILNKAVEISNNR, encoded by the exons atgagtttACACAAAGCCAG gatAATAGCATTTGAAGAAGTTTTGGAGGAAGATGTTGTTGACATTGAAAAGTTGAGAAAACTAGCATTTAATG GAATACCTGATGAAAAAGGCTTGAGGTCACTTGTGTGGAAAATATTACTGCTGTACCTTCCTCATCAAAAGAGCTCATGGAGAACAACCCTCATTGAAAAAAGGCAACACTACAACCATTACATAA ATGAAATAATAGTCTCACCAGGAGGTCCAACCGACCATCCACTAAACATCAGCCCGGATAGCTCGTGGAGTACCTACTTCAAGGATAACGAAGTTCTGCTACAGATTGACAAAGATGTGCGGAGACTATGTCCCGATATATCATTTTTCCAATCCGCCACAGAATTTCCATGTGAAGAA ataGTGAACAGTAACGGCGTAAAGAGATTACATAAAAGAGTTGAGCAGTCTGTCCTGAAGTACTCAACTTTAGAAAGACGAGGCCTCGGAGTTGCCAAG TTGAGCAACGAAATCCGTCGGTCGGACAGCGTGCACAGCGGTGATTACGCGCCTCTGAATGAGGGCTGCGAGGCTCACTGGGAGGTGGTCGAGCGAATGCTGTTCCTTTACGCCAAGCTCAACCCCGGCCAGGGGTACGTTCAAGGAATGAACGAAATTATCGGACCCATTTACCATACCTTCGCCATAGACCCCGATAAGGAATTTAGAA aaCACGCTGAAGCGGACTGTTTCTTCTGCTTTACGAACTTGATGGCGGAGATCCGGGACTTCTTCATACGCACCCTGGACGAGTCCACCAGCGGCATCAACTATGTCATGACAAAACTCGCCGATTGTGTGAAGAAAAACGATCCTGCCGTCTGGAGTTTGCTAGAGTCGCAGGAATTAAGACCTCAATATTACAGTTTTAG GTGGCTGACGCTGTTGCTCTCCCAAGAGTTTTCATTACCAGATGTGGAAAGAATTTGGGATTCCATGTTTGCTGACGCACAAAGATTTGattttctaatatatatttGCTGTGCCATGATTTT GTTGGTAAGAAACGACTTGCTTAGTGGAGATTTTGCCTCTAATGTGAAACTGCTTCAAAACTTCCCACCGATGGATGTATCTTTGATTTTAAACAAAGCTGTTGAAATATCAAATAATCGATAA
- the LOC110378217 gene encoding uncharacterized protein LOC110378217, with translation MNVIYLFCSSFMLGYAFCENETNRNSVFNFCNHPDCSMENQHTMCVAANKQSSRLYASGMTTWMRYQILLLHNRHRDNIAMGLEPGQPPATNMRKMYWDYELEHMAEVWARQCQKRHDECRNTIRFNVLQNMDVRAVVSRVTEAQLLADAVGAWFSGSRALPPEHVWSFRQSNCSAPGGCNAHWYSAAAWASTWRLGCSQSLCTAKKPSCALFRKRRTVTEETPEYSIANATRTFMPSQNILRRTRYMTQAKSVNFEDFATTDGISYRKSKESPLHRGILNDENKEKRRKESKILAYTFCNYGPAGNIDGFPIYEPGSTCSNCPQGSQCGDRTHRALCAVTGDPDCRE, from the coding sequence ATGAATGTTATTTACCTGTTTTGTAGTAGTTTTATGTTAGGATACGCGTTCTGCGAGAATGAAACAAACAGGAATTCGGTATTCAATTTCTGCAATCATCCAGATTGTTCGATGGAAAATCAGCATACAATGTGTGTGGCAGCTAATAAACAGAGCTCGAGACTCTACGCCTCTGGTATGACAACATGGATGCGCTACCAGATTCTATTACTGCACAATAGGCACAGGGACAATATAGCTATGGGCTTAGAACCAGGCCAGCCACCTGCTACGAACATGCGGAAGATGTACTGGGACTATGAACTTGAACATATGGCAGAGGTATGGGCACGACAGTGTCAGAAACGACATGACGAGTGCAGGAATACTATCAGGTTTAATGTTCTCCAAAATATGGACGTGCGGGCTGTCGTTAGTAGGGTTACTGAAGCTCAATTACTGGCGGACGCTGTGGGCGCTTGGTTTTCTGGTTCCCGCGCCCTGCCACCTGAGCATGTGTGGTCTTTCAGGCAAAGTAACTGTAGTGCGCCTGGAGGTTGTAACGCTCATTGGTATTCAGCAGCTGCGTGGGCATCGACATGGCGCCTAGGTTGCTCCCAATCACTTTGTACCGCTAAAAAGCCTTCATGCGCTCTCTTCCGTAAACGGCGCACAGTAACTGAGGAAACCCCGGAATATTCAATAGCAAATGCTACACGAACCTTCATGCCGAGTCAAAATATCCTTCGGCGTACTAGGTACATGACTCAAGCTAAATCTGtaaattttgaagattttgctACCACTGATGGCATAAGTTATCGAAAATCAAAAGAGTCTCCACTGCACCGTGGGATTTTAAATgacgaaaataaagaaaaaagacgAAAGGAATCAAAAATTTTGGCATATACATTTTGCAATTATGGACCTGCAGGAAATATCGATGGCTTTCCTATTTATGAACCGGGATCTACTTGCTCTAACTGTCCCCAGGGCTCACAGTGCGGGGACCGGACTCACAGGGCCCTATGCGCCGTCACTGGGGATCCAGATTGTAgagaataa